One region of Mesomycoplasma ovipneumoniae genomic DNA includes:
- a CDS encoding ABC transporter ATP-binding protein, which translates to MEKNKKLFELEDLNLDLNQIDLNKMVAKIGQQQEETKGAKIVLNNVSKKYEGNDKYTLEAIDLIIESGNFCIFLGPSGSGKTTLLRMIAGLNSITQGDLIFNGKRYNNLPPHQRNIAMVFQSYALYPHLNVYDNISFGLKIAKERRDIIDSKVKNVAQILKISDYLYSKPRDLSGGQRQRVAIGRAIARAPQVFLMDEPLSNLDAKLRESMRREIVNIHRMLKTTSIYVTHDQLEAMTMGNQIVVFNDGKIQQNGTGKELYFKPKNTFVATFIGSPTMNLFDCVVENNQIKAKKAPIWFEVDQKLANLLSQNQELQVGFRSEDIYLNQNQALFDGIITNVELIGKDQLVAIKVGDQLELISNQNNIFEYFLDQKVKVSFNLERIHIFDAITKERIDLDN; encoded by the coding sequence ATGGAAAAAAATAAAAAACTTTTTGAACTTGAAGATCTTAATTTAGATTTAAATCAAATTGATTTAAATAAAATGGTTGCAAAAATTGGCCAGCAACAAGAAGAAACAAAAGGTGCCAAAATTGTTCTTAATAATGTCTCAAAAAAATATGAAGGTAATGACAAATATACACTCGAGGCAATCGATCTTATAATTGAAAGTGGTAATTTTTGCATCTTTTTAGGACCTTCAGGTTCAGGAAAAACAACGCTTTTAAGAATGATTGCCGGACTAAATTCAATTACTCAAGGCGATTTAATTTTTAATGGCAAACGGTATAATAACCTACCACCCCATCAGCGAAATATTGCAATGGTTTTCCAGTCTTATGCCCTTTATCCGCATTTGAATGTTTATGATAATATTTCTTTTGGACTCAAAATTGCAAAAGAAAGACGCGACATTATTGACTCAAAAGTAAAAAATGTGGCTCAAATTTTAAAAATCAGTGACTATTTATACTCAAAACCGCGTGATCTTTCTGGTGGTCAACGTCAAAGGGTTGCAATTGGACGGGCAATCGCTCGTGCACCGCAAGTTTTTTTAATGGACGAACCACTTTCAAATTTAGATGCAAAATTGCGTGAATCAATGCGCCGTGAAATTGTAAATATTCACCGAATGCTCAAAACTACAAGTATTTATGTAACTCATGATCAACTCGAGGCAATGACGATGGGAAACCAAATTGTAGTTTTTAATGACGGTAAAATTCAGCAAAATGGAACCGGAAAAGAATTATATTTTAAGCCTAAAAACACTTTTGTTGCCACATTTATCGGTTCGCCAACAATGAATTTATTTGATTGTGTTGTTGAGAATAACCAAATAAAGGCAAAAAAAGCACCAATTTGATTTGAAGTTGACCAAAAATTGGCAAATTTATTAAGTCAAAATCAAGAATTACAAGTCGGCTTTCGTTCTGAAGATATTTATCTAAACCAAAATCAAGCCCTATTTGACGGTATTATTACTAATGTTGAGCTAATTGGTAAAGATCAACTTGTTGCAATTAAAGTTGGCGATCAACTTGAATTAATTTCCAACCAGAACAATATTTTTGAATACTTTTTAGATCAAAAAGTTAAAGTTAGCTTTAATTTAGAACGAATTCACATTTTTGATGCAATAACAAAGGAGCGAATTGATCTTGATAACTAA
- a CDS encoding restriction endonuclease subunit S, translating to MYPVYSSQTENQGILGYYNEFLAENVITWTTAGVNAGAVNFRKGKFFATGSCGILTSKKYPENEFFAIAIGLKTKKNVTNGIIPSLKIIDMAQIELKFTPDITEQQKISQLFETFENLLNQLEEKIHLLKDLKNNLTKKMFTDLSSDFPLIRFKGFSQPWKTEQISDLFQTYKNKNSNNLKLISYSVSNKLGFVSQKQLFKKGGKAIFANKDNSQIITKNSFAFNPSRIQVGSLALYKNSMPGLISPMYEVFRLKKDYNSDYFLIWFKTEIFKKLMLKSTNKSVRHIFRLNEIEKYFIKVADTIEQEKIWQLFETFDSLIVAYEQKAEYFKNLKTSLITKMFI from the coding sequence ATCTATCCGGTTTATTCATCACAAACAGAAAATCAAGGGATTTTAGGCTATTATAACGAGTTTTTGGCTGAAAATGTAATAACTTGGACTACCGCCGGTGTAAATGCTGGCGCTGTTAATTTCCGAAAAGGAAAATTTTTTGCAACAGGTTCTTGTGGAATATTAACTTCAAAAAAGTATCCTGAAAATGAATTTTTTGCTATTGCAATTGGACTTAAAACCAAAAAAAATGTCACAAATGGCATTATTCCTTCGCTAAAAATTATCGATATGGCGCAAATTGAACTAAAATTCACTCCTGATATCACTGAGCAGCAAAAAATTTCCCAACTTTTTGAGACTTTTGAAAACTTGCTTAACCAACTTGAAGAAAAAATCCACCTTTTAAAAGATCTTAAAAATAATTTAACTAAAAAAATGTTTACTGATCTAAGTTCAGATTTTCCTTTAATTAGATTTAAAGGCTTTAGTCAGCCCTGAAAAACTGAGCAAATTAGCGATCTTTTTCAAACTTATAAAAACAAAAATTCAAATAATTTAAAGCTTATAAGCTATTCAGTTTCAAATAAACTTGGATTTGTCAGTCAAAAACAACTTTTTAAAAAAGGTGGAAAAGCAATTTTTGCAAATAAAGACAATTCACAAATAATTACAAAAAATTCTTTTGCTTTTAATCCTTCAAGAATTCAAGTCGGCTCTCTTGCTTTATATAAAAATTCTATGCCTGGATTAATCAGTCCGATGTATGAAGTTTTTAGGCTCAAAAAAGACTATAATTCTGATTATTTTTTAATTTGATTTAAGACCGAAATTTTTAAAAAATTGATGCTAAAAAGTACAAATAAATCTGTTAGACATATTTTTCGGCTTAATGAAATTGAAAAATATTTTATAAAAGTTGCTGATACTATTGAACAAGAAAAAATTTGGCAACTTTTTGAAACTTTTGACTCACTAATTGTTGCTTATGAACAAAAAGCTGAATATTTTAAAAATTTAAAAACAAGTCTTATTACAAAAATGTTTATCTAA
- a CDS encoding putative immunoglobulin-blocking virulence protein: MQVFYVSKRKKYLIGAAASAIAVGVSFALNDVINNFSWESSLVAYSPQAPSIILKNIPNDTAFNSPVTNSEYIPVKKPEPKKIESPAPETQPQKVEKIPPKVEIPKQVKKIAIATPKPEPTPTITRRPITRIESTIPIPAPSVSRTASSPVQSTATTTQRVQTSPRQSESVNVPAGAIEKAKANWRLGLAASKRRTEANIASRAAEIAELERQLKHEFKRYYPNGGEHEKKLFEESLRYQIWVANNYKTREDNYLKFLKQQEIEGPQFSDIEYKWIARGMTVDTNDHHGWVFVNPDDNPVTGKNGLYRQRNQNRLLSNEGWVQRNPQGIANQNYEGWDKADISSNSEWKNEIDKVAGSGSGSIKVYQYTQNAQNKHKAFKDKIIAVSIDANDKDAFEKFQEFLKSNVGNKIDAVVLKNVGTKNKGQNIDKILKALPNNVQKLTLFLDEQKAINGLHALRGKKLKELELYSNQKAIDDNWAINPNAVADVDFISFDYNNAADFHKNTPDEQIPGSILFDTLRWDKGDNETKITEGLKLAFGSKIYQRPFQGRHGGKGGYPPKLDFSETNIKTIKNLKFDEIDKIFNDNIKNWKEDKYASQDYEGFKKLRFTDIYFAADSNSGSNTNSVPSFSANVSDFDGSKYTDRLSGISQRYDNPSGRIYFRDQTGQNQQNVTFNISGTPTEDSKEQLKAFVEAVNNAYPFSKIVVDSEEIKQDLIKFYQEKTKDPKQKQASIGKFALREISVKSSSASSS; the protein is encoded by the coding sequence ATGCAAGTTTTTTATGTCTCAAAGCGCAAAAAATATTTAATAGGAGCAGCAGCAAGCGCTATTGCTGTTGGTGTTTCTTTTGCATTAAATGATGTAATAAATAATTTTAGTTGAGAATCTTCTTTGGTTGCCTATTCACCGCAAGCACCATCAATAATTCTTAAAAATATACCAAATGACACCGCTTTTAATTCACCAGTTACAAATTCTGAATATATACCAGTCAAAAAACCAGAACCTAAAAAAATTGAATCGCCCGCTCCAGAAACCCAACCCCAAAAAGTTGAAAAAATCCCGCCAAAAGTTGAAATTCCAAAACAAGTAAAAAAAATTGCTATTGCCACCCCTAAACCCGAGCCTACCCCAACAATAACACGTAGACCAATTACTCGAATCGAATCAACCATCCCAATTCCAGCTCCAAGTGTTTCAAGAACCGCTAGTTCACCAGTTCAAAGCACAGCAACTACCACCCAAAGAGTCCAAACTTCGCCAAGACAATCTGAATCAGTTAATGTTCCAGCCGGAGCAATTGAGAAAGCAAAAGCCAATTGGCGTTTAGGTCTTGCTGCTTCAAAACGAAGAACTGAAGCAAATATTGCCTCACGAGCAGCTGAAATTGCCGAACTAGAGCGCCAGTTAAAACATGAATTTAAGCGCTATTACCCTAATGGTGGAGAACATGAAAAAAAACTATTTGAAGAAAGTCTAAGATACCAAATTTGGGTAGCAAATAATTACAAAACAAGAGAAGACAATTACTTAAAATTTTTAAAACAACAAGAAATAGAAGGTCCACAATTCTCTGATATTGAATACAAATGAATTGCCCGCGGAATGACTGTTGATACTAACGACCATCACGGTTGAGTTTTTGTAAATCCTGATGACAATCCAGTTACAGGTAAAAATGGACTTTACCGTCAACGAAACCAAAATCGTCTTTTAAGTAATGAAGGTTGAGTTCAACGTAATCCACAGGGAATTGCTAATCAAAACTATGAAGGTTGAGATAAAGCCGATATTTCTTCTAATAGTGAGTGAAAAAACGAAATTGACAAAGTTGCTGGCTCAGGTTCTGGATCAATAAAAGTTTACCAATACACTCAAAATGCCCAAAACAAACATAAGGCTTTCAAGGACAAAATTATCGCCGTTTCAATTGATGCAAATGATAAAGATGCCTTTGAAAAATTCCAAGAATTTCTAAAATCTAATGTTGGTAATAAAATTGATGCTGTTGTTCTTAAAAATGTCGGAACAAAAAATAAAGGCCAAAATATTGATAAAATTTTGAAAGCTTTGCCAAATAATGTCCAAAAACTAACTTTATTTTTAGATGAACAAAAAGCAATAAATGGCCTACACGCACTTCGAGGCAAAAAACTTAAAGAATTAGAGCTCTATTCTAATCAAAAAGCAATTGATGATAACTGAGCAATTAATCCAAATGCCGTTGCTGATGTTGATTTCATTAGTTTTGATTATAATAATGCCGCTGATTTTCACAAAAACACACCTGATGAGCAAATTCCAGGATCAATTTTATTTGACACGCTCCGTTGGGATAAAGGGGATAATGAAACTAAAATCACCGAAGGTTTAAAATTAGCTTTTGGCTCCAAAATTTACCAACGACCATTCCAAGGTCGCCACGGTGGTAAAGGTGGCTATCCTCCAAAACTAGATTTTTCTGAAACAAATATTAAAACAATTAAAAACCTTAAATTTGACGAAATTGATAAAATTTTTAATGATAACATTAAAAATTGAAAAGAAGATAAATATGCATCTCAAGATTATGAAGGCTTTAAAAAACTAAGATTTACTGATATTTATTTTGCCGCTGATAGTAATTCTGGATCTAATACTAATTCAGTCCCAAGTTTTTCAGCTAATGTTTCAGATTTTGATGGCTCAAAATATACTGATAGATTAAGTGGAATTTCTCAGCGTTATGATAATCCTTCTGGGCGAATTTATTTTCGTGATCAAACTGGCCAAAATCAACAAAATGTTACATTTAATATAAGTGGAACTCCAACCGAAGATTCCAAAGAACAACTCAAAGCCTTTGTTGAAGCAGTAAATAATGCTTATCCTTTTAGTAAAATTGTTGTTGATTCTGAAGAAATTAAACAAGATCTAATTAAGTTCTATCAAGAAAAAACTAAAGATCCAAAACAAAAACAAGCATCAATAGGCAAATTTGCCTTGCGTGAAATAAGTGTTAAATCCTCTTCAGCCTCTTCATCTTAA
- a CDS encoding putative immunoglobulin-blocking virulence protein — protein MVLYLSKRKKIISVALLGLSVAAATYIPSVFSANIFSPLEISYSTATPSTVLKNKPNDDNFSPVANTEFIDPPKKQNLPEAPVPSPGPKIVVEKPIQTVQPPTVKKIENPIPQTTPKAKPKPTSPIVSPIRTIAAPTPRPVQRVTTIQTVTTPTVQARPATPTFAPPAPAPSPSYQQVDTNGKWGQALQNLKFRASTNVSTANSNIERITAEIKELERQMNEADKSVYWRPRGRSHDEYLKSWNESYTWQINNKKYELERQKYDLKYHSERVARFSAGRLNQEEISLLEKGYTPDKDTDGWEPRNNIVKKAIKADNAKGIAPYDSPWPNQDSTVLSSLSRPGWSGGLNVPSSHVSDPSFTSSLKEAGIPEGSRSIRLIQYKKNDGNNAGKNDIRQFKSLYLDSSDPTALSKFDTILQSLAKSQTDLKEVVLQNVKGEYTSTIEQIISKLPSSITSLRLFVEDNKGLEALSKLENHKLTELSLYSNAQKETGTWAINPNGLKNVDFIKWDFVDKANINLYNPGAKLPGSIRFDTLSWTKDLGSTEKINEGLKIAFGSKINQRVFQGVFGGRGGYPPNLDFSKTEIKTFSGIKFDEANNEFNRQISTWETDTGIKETANFFLRFSDISFGIDSNSNSSGQKTYTVKLEEFDGQFQKRLNFGPYEFSNIYIKDKDGKQVQGATLVLNGTFSANAKTDLEYFLKAAKRTNAFSKIQVDASLASQLSGSLEGLPIETKTS, from the coding sequence ATGGTACTTTATTTATCAAAAAGAAAAAAAATAATTAGCGTTGCATTACTTGGACTTTCGGTTGCTGCTGCAACTTATATTCCAAGTGTTTTTTCGGCTAATATTTTTAGTCCTTTAGAAATTTCTTACTCAACAGCAACTCCTTCAACAGTTTTAAAAAACAAACCAAATGATGATAATTTTTCTCCTGTAGCAAATACTGAATTTATTGATCCGCCTAAAAAACAAAACTTACCTGAAGCGCCTGTTCCAAGTCCAGGTCCAAAAATAGTTGTTGAAAAACCAATTCAAACCGTCCAACCGCCAACTGTTAAAAAAATTGAAAATCCAATCCCGCAGACAACACCAAAAGCAAAACCAAAACCAACCTCGCCAATTGTTAGCCCAATTCGCACTATCGCCGCTCCAACTCCCAGACCAGTCCAAAGAGTTACAACAATTCAAACAGTAACCACTCCAACAGTTCAAGCCCGACCGGCAACTCCTACTTTTGCCCCGCCAGCTCCTGCTCCTTCGCCTTCATATCAACAAGTTGATACAAACGGTAAATGAGGTCAAGCGCTTCAAAACCTTAAGTTTCGTGCTTCAACTAATGTTAGTACAGCTAATTCAAATATTGAAAGAATAACTGCTGAAATTAAAGAATTAGAAAGACAAATGAATGAAGCCGACAAATCAGTTTATTGACGCCCTCGCGGTAGATCACACGATGAATATTTGAAATCTTGAAACGAAAGTTACACTTGACAAATTAACAACAAAAAATATGAACTTGAGCGCCAAAAATACGATTTAAAATACCATTCTGAACGTGTAGCCCGTTTTAGTGCTGGCCGTTTAAACCAAGAAGAAATTTCCCTACTTGAAAAAGGTTATACTCCAGACAAAGACACTGACGGATGGGAACCTAGAAATAATATTGTTAAAAAAGCAATTAAAGCTGATAATGCAAAAGGAATTGCGCCTTATGATAGTCCATGACCAAATCAAGATTCAACAGTTTTAAGTAGTTTATCTCGCCCAGGTTGATCTGGTGGACTAAATGTTCCTAGTTCACATGTAAGCGATCCAAGCTTTACTTCAAGTCTAAAAGAAGCCGGAATTCCTGAAGGTTCTAGGTCAATTAGACTTATTCAATACAAGAAAAATGACGGGAACAACGCTGGAAAAAACGATATAAGACAATTTAAATCGCTTTATTTAGACTCATCTGATCCAACTGCTTTATCAAAATTTGATACCATTCTTCAATCTTTAGCTAAATCTCAAACTGATTTAAAAGAAGTTGTGCTTCAAAATGTTAAAGGTGAATACACCTCAACAATTGAACAAATTATTTCTAAACTTCCTTCTTCAATTACTTCTTTACGTCTTTTTGTTGAAGACAACAAAGGGCTTGAGGCTCTTTCAAAATTAGAAAATCATAAACTTACTGAATTATCACTTTATTCAAATGCCCAAAAAGAAACTGGAACTTGGGCTATTAATCCTAATGGTCTTAAAAATGTTGACTTTATTAAATGAGACTTTGTTGATAAAGCAAACATAAATCTTTATAATCCAGGGGCAAAATTACCTGGTTCAATTCGTTTTGATACTTTAAGTTGAACAAAAGATCTAGGAAGTACTGAAAAAATTAATGAAGGACTAAAAATTGCTTTTGGTTCTAAAATTAATCAGCGGGTATTCCAGGGAGTTTTTGGTGGCCGTGGCGGTTATCCACCAAATCTTGATTTTTCTAAAACTGAAATAAAAACTTTTAGTGGCATTAAATTTGACGAGGCTAACAACGAATTTAATCGCCAAATTTCAACATGAGAAACCGACACCGGTATTAAAGAAACTGCTAACTTTTTCCTAAGATTTAGCGACATTTCCTTTGGAATTGACTCTAATAGTAATTCTTCTGGACAAAAAACATATACCGTTAAGCTTGAAGAATTTGATGGCCAATTCCAAAAAAGACTCAATTTTGGTCCTTATGAATTTTCAAACATTTATATTAAAGATAAAGATGGAAAACAAGTTCAGGGCGCAACTTTAGTTCTTAATGGAACTTTTTCTGCAAACGCCAAAACTGATTTAGAATACTTCCTAAAGGCCGCAAAACGAACAAATGCTTTTAGTAAAATTCAAGTTGATGCTTCTTTGGCTTCCCAACTTAGCGGATCACTTGAAGGATTGCCTATTGAAACCAAAACATCCTAA